A region from the Wansuia hejianensis genome encodes:
- a CDS encoding leucine-rich repeat protein, whose amino-acid sequence MGESRRNESEAMKKKLQYEELLAQHEKEIQEKIQEEIQMRKSVALLKKEQIQVNDAIEYAVKNGKLLFDPASKTIVGYTGEPTEVVIPEKIENIPVKIIGAYCFESCKSITSLEIADSVTEIQDEAFCSCTNLKSAKLPTTLSSMGDLVFVGCSSLETVSLPNGITYIPRLTFRKCESLKTITIPETVTEIGYWAFLECTQLTSVILPSGLTKIASHAFGDCRSLSNINLPNTLVQIGESAFCACTSLKEIQIPHKLSVIEPWTFCEAGLESIFIPNNIEKIGNTAFCTHTLKNVIFQNTNPKLTYLGEFSFSHCIFEEITLPSSVVEIAQRAFYACNKLRIIQIPSSTTSIRDLSFEYCDYLTIKGSRFSYAELYANTHNIPFIATDIKESYTWLRFQDAETKQIIPNVTGYVGAEWISAADGLVKIHDSWISNRNIKFSCNAPGYYSYTATVASLTFDAVNVISLAQKEETVTWNSLNINTDSCSGSCIEETLYGPEYEIAGEKGPLFELPISYNFSFFDVVKINNNIKEKRFEILIGDFSDEADINLQSTKELVANLSSKTNIAPNILKSLMQYSKSTTMVLGIEITTRVCGYMEINYDGILLDGGIGIMCDIGYDLYIPIIAIPVYATVGLSGGFNDVIYLEMNQNKTLNLFGTIDFNIAANGGVGVGIPKFLNAEIGVEAGFNLQFRFPLEILSKDCKIYFSGKAYFEYHAFCLENKHSIEVAKCQLYPPLNKSWSFIEKKNEPMHIGLNTMTLTMRPTSPTLVSMPRPKSIHSNGIHVQNEFLLDSVYSYCEPQMVELSDGKLLMVWVGDDFKRTNINRAALMYSIYNDGIWSNINQVQDDGTTDGSPRLLRLNDKIYLLWQNQEMILDDTQPVEEVITYSNLWLAQFQENSFNVIAPITYSARFELMPTITCCGDEIIVAWVENERNDIYSFAGKNIIQISHLNQSGGMEYFSNYIIESKVITNLVSTVVNGQHEIAFTLWDPETSKTNLYTAKQSDTSYQELCADVVGEIQYENNRLYWISNNQLLFKDLSSDVVLPVKVAFDFGMAKKIKVLSRDNIIRILMIYRNNETDEIYEIHFDEFSQAWSQPVALTNLQQEIRDFTAVLTTNEEIVLSVVCPINTDDENEQQSSRYNNIYIIHDPQPMQLTILETGYDESSLTDLTKVKLWVEIRNDSLQAIDEVGLILKTENQNVISTETLTHYIPSGKRTYLEWICDLSNCLADTYIVTVSFNAETVAGQQSNSHILKIAYADIAIEKMTVNSSGSTKEISAKFINKGFCQISEGVVEVYGLKENNHWEMLLSDNVVGLQTGESIEKMFIVPASDYRIYQTKVSIPEKEIYYENNIAYAAELQTRTTPLSVLYVEYVRKSALLLKSYIQNNTNSIQTVTITIYVYDQDDNYKKTSYERTMQFPASGILTVTCNIPDVETGEYLVLSASNDEGIIMDGHTRIKII is encoded by the coding sequence ATGGGGGAGAGTAGGCGCAATGAATCAGAGGCGATGAAAAAAAAGCTGCAGTATGAAGAGTTATTGGCTCAACATGAAAAAGAAATACAAGAAAAAATACAAGAAGAAATACAAATGCGAAAAAGCGTTGCTTTATTAAAGAAAGAACAGATCCAGGTAAATGATGCTATTGAATATGCCGTAAAAAATGGAAAACTGCTTTTTGATCCTGCTTCAAAAACAATTGTAGGTTATACTGGAGAACCAACTGAAGTAGTCATACCTGAAAAAATAGAAAATATTCCGGTAAAAATTATTGGAGCTTATTGCTTTGAATCTTGTAAAAGTATTACATCTTTGGAAATAGCAGATTCTGTGACGGAGATTCAGGATGAGGCTTTTTGCTCCTGTACAAATCTTAAAAGTGCAAAATTACCAACAACATTATCATCTATGGGAGACCTTGTGTTTGTAGGTTGCAGCAGTTTAGAGACAGTATCGTTGCCTAATGGAATAACGTATATTCCCAGATTGACATTTAGGAAATGTGAAAGTTTAAAGACAATTACAATTCCTGAAACAGTAACTGAGATTGGCTATTGGGCTTTTCTGGAATGCACCCAATTAACAAGCGTAATATTGCCTTCTGGTCTGACCAAAATTGCATCTCATGCTTTTGGCGATTGTAGATCTTTATCCAATATAAATTTACCGAATACGCTTGTACAGATTGGAGAATCTGCGTTTTGTGCATGTACTTCATTGAAAGAGATACAAATTCCGCACAAACTTTCTGTGATTGAACCGTGGACGTTCTGTGAAGCAGGTCTTGAAAGCATTTTTATTCCGAACAATATTGAAAAAATTGGAAATACTGCGTTTTGCACACATACATTAAAGAATGTAATCTTCCAAAATACAAATCCTAAATTAACATATTTAGGGGAGTTTTCTTTCTCTCACTGTATTTTTGAAGAGATAACATTACCTTCAAGTGTAGTTGAAATTGCACAAAGAGCTTTTTATGCGTGTAACAAACTGAGAATTATACAAATACCCAGCAGTACAACCAGTATTCGTGATTTGAGCTTCGAATATTGTGATTATTTAACTATAAAAGGCTCACGCTTTTCCTATGCGGAATTATATGCAAATACCCATAATATCCCATTTATTGCCACGGATATTAAGGAAAGTTATACATGGTTGCGTTTTCAGGATGCAGAGACGAAGCAAATAATTCCTAATGTTACGGGATATGTCGGAGCTGAATGGATCAGTGCGGCAGACGGTTTAGTAAAGATACATGATAGCTGGATTTCAAACCGAAATATAAAATTCTCTTGCAATGCACCGGGATATTATTCTTATACAGCAACGGTGGCTTCATTAACATTTGATGCAGTTAACGTAATATCATTGGCCCAAAAAGAAGAAACTGTCACATGGAATAGCTTAAATATTAATACGGATTCGTGTTCTGGTTCTTGCATAGAGGAGACTTTGTATGGACCGGAATATGAAATCGCTGGAGAAAAGGGGCCGTTATTTGAGCTGCCAATTTCATATAATTTTTCTTTTTTTGATGTAGTAAAAATAAACAATAATATTAAGGAGAAACGATTTGAAATTTTAATTGGAGATTTTTCTGATGAAGCAGATATAAATCTACAAAGTACCAAAGAATTGGTGGCAAATTTGAGTTCTAAAACAAATATCGCACCAAATATCCTTAAATCGTTAATGCAATATTCAAAATCCACAACCATGGTATTGGGAATAGAAATAACAACTCGTGTATGCGGTTATATGGAAATTAATTATGATGGCATACTTTTAGATGGTGGAATAGGTATTATGTGTGATATTGGATATGATTTGTATATTCCCATTATCGCGATTCCAGTCTATGCAACCGTTGGTCTTTCTGGCGGGTTTAATGACGTAATATATTTAGAAATGAACCAAAACAAAACGCTTAACTTGTTCGGAACTATAGATTTTAATATTGCTGCCAATGGAGGAGTAGGTGTTGGAATCCCCAAATTCCTAAATGCTGAAATTGGGGTGGAGGCAGGATTTAATTTGCAATTTAGATTTCCTTTGGAAATACTGTCAAAAGACTGTAAAATTTATTTTTCAGGAAAAGCATATTTTGAATACCATGCATTTTGTCTTGAAAATAAACATAGCATAGAAGTTGCGAAGTGTCAATTATATCCACCTTTAAACAAAAGCTGGTCATTTATAGAAAAAAAGAATGAACCAATGCATATAGGACTAAATACAATGACTTTAACCATGCGTCCCACTTCTCCTACTCTTGTATCAATGCCGCGTCCGAAATCAATCCATAGCAATGGCATACATGTACAAAATGAGTTTTTATTAGATAGTGTATATTCGTATTGCGAGCCACAAATGGTTGAATTATCTGATGGAAAACTTCTTATGGTATGGGTGGGGGATGATTTTAAAAGGACCAATATCAATCGCGCCGCTTTAATGTATAGTATTTATAATGACGGGATATGGAGTAATATAAATCAAGTACAGGATGATGGAACTACGGATGGATCCCCGCGTTTATTAAGGTTAAATGATAAAATTTATCTTCTTTGGCAAAATCAAGAGATGATACTTGATGACACCCAACCTGTAGAGGAGGTTATTACATATTCTAATTTATGGCTGGCTCAATTCCAGGAAAACTCCTTTAATGTGATTGCACCTATTACCTATAGCGCACGTTTTGAATTAATGCCGACCATTACTTGTTGTGGAGATGAAATTATTGTTGCCTGGGTTGAAAATGAGCGAAATGATATTTATAGTTTCGCCGGTAAAAATATTATACAAATTTCACATTTAAACCAAAGTGGCGGCATGGAATACTTTTCCAATTACATTATAGAGTCGAAAGTGATTACAAACCTTGTTTCAACAGTTGTAAATGGGCAGCATGAAATTGCTTTTACCTTATGGGATCCAGAGACATCCAAAACGAATTTATATACGGCAAAACAGTCAGATACTTCTTATCAAGAATTATGCGCTGACGTGGTTGGCGAAATACAATATGAAAATAATCGATTGTATTGGATTTCAAATAATCAACTGTTATTTAAGGATTTGAGTAGCGATGTGGTATTACCGGTTAAAGTGGCTTTTGATTTTGGCATGGCAAAAAAAATTAAGGTGCTTTCGAGAGATAATATAATCCGTATTCTCATGATTTATAGGAATAACGAAACAGATGAAATTTACGAAATACATTTTGATGAATTTTCGCAGGCATGGAGCCAACCGGTTGCCCTTACAAACCTACAACAAGAGATTCGTGATTTTACAGCTGTCCTAACAACGAATGAAGAAATAGTGCTTTCTGTAGTCTGTCCTATAAATACAGACGATGAAAACGAGCAGCAAAGTTCAAGATATAATAATATATATATTATTCATGACCCGCAGCCGATGCAGCTTACTATTTTAGAGACAGGTTACGATGAAAGTTCTTTGACAGACTTAACGAAAGTCAAACTTTGGGTTGAAATTAGAAATGATAGCTTACAAGCGATTGATGAAGTAGGCTTGATTTTGAAAACAGAAAATCAAAATGTTATTTCTACAGAAACCCTAACCCATTATATCCCGTCAGGTAAACGTACATATTTGGAATGGATATGTGATTTAAGTAATTGTCTAGCAGATACATACATTGTGACTGTAAGTTTCAATGCGGAGACAGTTGCTGGGCAACAAAGCAATTCGCATATTTTAAAAATAGCCTACGCAGATATTGCCATCGAAAAAATGACAGTAAATTCTTCGGGAAGTACAAAGGAAATTTCGGCAAAGTTCATCAACAAAGGCTTTTGTCAAATCAGCGAAGGGGTTGTCGAAGTCTATGGTCTTAAAGAAAATAACCACTGGGAAATGCTATTAAGCGATAACGTAGTCGGTTTACAAACAGGTGAATCTATAGAGAAAATGTTCATAGTGCCTGCAAGTGATTATCGCATTTATCAAACGAAGGTATCTATCCCGGAAAAAGAAATTTATTATGAAAATAATATTGCTTATGCAGCGGAACTTCAAACACGTACTACTCCATTAAGCGTACTCTATGTGGAATACGTTCGCAAGTCAGCCCTTTTGTTGAAAAGTTATATTCAAAATAACACAAATTCAATCCAAACTGTCACAATAACTATTTATGTCTACGATCAGGATGACAATTACAAAAAAACTTCCTATGAACGGACAATGCAATTCCCGGCATCCGGAATACTCACTGTTACATGCAATATTCCTGATGTTGAAACAGGGGAATATTTAGTATTATCTGCGTCAAATGATGAAGGAATTATTATGGATGGTCATACTCGAATAAAAATTATCTAA
- a CDS encoding phage tail tip lysozyme, with product MKIAEREEGKVFDFEPQLKQSGDGIMLSEDPEWIEKGGKISKSGQGIREIEAFLPKRLRAKWNRLSSGRKERLLRKRRVGKLFWEENSLEAPKRKSLAGAHMPGCGKRKSGTKKESGKATEDRSNGKRISDLTVSENRRRIRGIQREARKLTVQMQPVEEGLFRTNQWENWGDSAEEERRDGQIAVGPIKKAALLIGGYLYSLIAPVLLLAAGILLAVALLALLVVSTFTVVSASVTETALSFAAGHYTGAVPYYNQGDYRDIPFNDGTISSDGCGITSFAMAASGLTGSVITPPDVAAVANTNGKYNTVNTHDAIGNLAAYYQVGAVEEMGGPNMNCCGEAAFDREYLIRQVSDYHPVILSMTGGKYNPSGGGHYILIYGAGERGAYVYDPGNRGNYEDSLSSGGHDWDTIFSCAKHIWIFEKVPMNVQLSGATDAERLFHALKKYGGFSDAAAAGVVGNVYQETNHGGADIDIHAEDAHGGGIVAWTDYTYSNGSSITNFTEFKTYAAGQGDPWPGTSLETQVEYLLLQLESGDWYWSSTYSAPYGQECNMSYAEFKNLTDVDLATRTFCAKFERPVFAYADIEYRIQMAYQVYESFAG from the coding sequence ATGAAAATTGCGGAGAGGGAGGAAGGGAAAGTTTTCGATTTTGAGCCGCAGCTTAAGCAATCCGGAGATGGAATTATGCTCTCAGAGGATCCCGAATGGATTGAAAAAGGCGGAAAGATAAGCAAGTCCGGCCAGGGGATCCGCGAGATCGAGGCTTTCCTTCCTAAGAGGCTTCGAGCAAAATGGAACCGACTCTCCAGCGGTCGGAAGGAAAGGCTTTTGCGAAAAAGGCGGGTAGGGAAACTATTCTGGGAGGAGAATTCTTTAGAAGCGCCAAAACGAAAATCGCTGGCTGGGGCGCATATGCCAGGGTGCGGAAAAAGAAAAAGTGGAACTAAGAAAGAGTCAGGTAAAGCGACGGAAGATAGAAGCAATGGGAAGAGAATTTCAGATCTAACAGTTTCCGAAAACCGGAGGAGGATACGGGGAATACAAAGGGAAGCCCGGAAGCTGACAGTACAGATGCAGCCGGTGGAGGAAGGCTTATTCCGAACAAACCAGTGGGAGAATTGGGGAGATTCCGCAGAGGAAGAAAGAAGAGACGGTCAGATTGCGGTGGGGCCGATAAAAAAGGCTGCGTTGCTCATAGGAGGATATTTATATTCCTTGATAGCGCCGGTTCTGCTGCTTGCGGCCGGAATTCTTCTTGCGGTGGCCCTGCTTGCCCTTCTGGTTGTTTCTACTTTTACAGTTGTCAGTGCGTCTGTAACGGAAACGGCGCTATCTTTTGCAGCTGGCCATTATACGGGAGCTGTGCCTTATTATAACCAGGGGGATTACCGGGACATACCGTTTAATGATGGGACAATATCTTCCGATGGGTGTGGGATTACGAGTTTCGCCATGGCAGCGTCTGGCCTGACCGGTTCCGTGATTACGCCACCAGATGTGGCGGCGGTTGCCAATACAAATGGGAAGTACAATACGGTCAATACCCACGATGCGATTGGGAATCTGGCAGCATATTACCAGGTCGGGGCGGTGGAAGAGATGGGCGGCCCAAATATGAATTGCTGCGGAGAGGCAGCTTTTGATCGGGAATATCTGATCAGACAGGTGTCTGATTATCATCCGGTCATTTTATCCATGACCGGTGGTAAATATAATCCCAGCGGCGGAGGGCATTATATCTTAATTTACGGGGCTGGTGAACGGGGCGCTTATGTTTATGATCCGGGAAACAGAGGTAATTATGAGGACAGCTTATCCTCTGGCGGGCACGATTGGGATACCATTTTTTCCTGTGCAAAACACATTTGGATTTTTGAGAAAGTCCCGATGAATGTGCAGTTATCTGGTGCTACCGATGCAGAACGATTGTTCCATGCCTTAAAGAAATATGGCGGTTTTTCGGATGCTGCTGCGGCCGGGGTAGTAGGGAATGTTTATCAGGAGACGAACCATGGCGGGGCAGACATAGATATCCATGCGGAGGATGCACACGGTGGGGGAATTGTTGCCTGGACGGATTACACCTATTCGAATGGCAGCAGTATTACCAATTTTACAGAGTTTAAAACTTATGCGGCGGGACAAGGGGATCCCTGGCCTGGAACCAGCCTGGAGACGCAGGTGGAATACTTGCTGTTACAGCTGGAGAGTGGAGATTGGTATTGGAGCAGTACCTATTCCGCGCCTTATGGCCAGGAGTGCAATATGAGTTATGCGGAATTTAAAAATCTGACGGATGTGGATTTAGCAACGCGGACGTTTTGTGCGAAATTTGAACGGCCGGTGTTTGCATATGCAGATATTGAATACCGGATACAGATGGCTTATCAGGTTTATGAAAGTTTTGCAGGATGA
- a CDS encoding VirB4-like conjugal transfer ATPase, CD1110 family, which translates to MAVLHAIRNFQKSARLTQPLFRIPKCVRQAFQIYRIYADGIFQLEDRKGKEKDLYDRAYLFADMNYINKNDEEKREVLMALMQFLNAMNADFKITAMNVSRNTEQYLDGLYREQNREAYPEVSKGMREWREELEQRGSMGDVNRLLYLTVTVRALRYTDAKTYFSSLEIQLARLFQAFDSRIFPLQAGERLAALGAFFRGQEQIEDDSRGLGKLPAILPVSLDADKDYLDMGCMYASVLTAREYTSSLREDRVFQCLSTLPYPSICTIDVAPTGQAALKDMLAAAHINQERTIATEIDTKRKRGLAALGTSYAKEKQREELEAYQDQVEENNESGFLAGLLVVVTAQSEEELRQRIEGVQAVSRENGVKLELYHWVQIKALNTALPIGCRLVDNLRAFLTSSFVALQPFYAQELQEAGGVLYGLNRTTGNLVIGNRKRLYSPHGIVIGHTGSGKSFFLKSTEISQVLLGTDDDLICIDPQNELQEICREFGGQFLSLEAQGECHINPLEIPEQIFDSGDELRKNQFIADQCAWASAFCESIMKNMVYTQEHRVLVNRCVRNLYQRAFAQKKRKWQPTLVDLRQEIEDAMGRATEPSEASILRRIYNSLEEQVGGSSDLFSHQSNVTFQNRLLVFGLKKVDPEDWLPVMTTVMHFLTNRMTYNQQHDTATRMIVDETQVICAQKSSADILLKAVTTYRKFGGICTLVFQNLSRVLENPELRDMLSNCGYKCIFDQGGVDAAALREIQELSDVEYQSLAEAVPGYCLMIWGTKTILLDARMSGDNCLYEKFSTNFHEKKERRQEAGDPLAREGTLDVEILRIAQAVPVGKEELQELLPCTPGELDAALQRLCREGRLEAVPFAGKLQYRTGKGDGL; encoded by the coding sequence ATGGCGGTACTGCATGCAATCCGTAATTTCCAAAAAAGTGCGAGGCTGACACAGCCTCTTTTTCGTATTCCGAAATGTGTCCGCCAGGCGTTCCAGATTTACAGGATTTATGCGGACGGAATCTTCCAACTTGAAGATCGAAAGGGAAAAGAGAAAGATCTTTACGACCGGGCCTATTTATTTGCGGATATGAATTATATTAATAAAAACGATGAGGAAAAGCGGGAAGTTCTGATGGCGCTGATGCAGTTCTTAAATGCGATGAACGCGGATTTTAAAATAACCGCCATGAATGTATCCCGCAATACGGAACAATATCTGGATGGCTTGTACCGGGAACAGAACCGGGAGGCATATCCAGAAGTATCGAAAGGAATGCGAGAGTGGCGGGAGGAATTGGAACAGCGCGGCAGCATGGGAGATGTAAACCGGCTTTTGTATTTGACAGTAACGGTACGGGCTCTCCGGTATACGGATGCAAAAACGTATTTTTCTTCTCTGGAAATCCAGTTGGCAAGGCTGTTTCAGGCATTTGATAGCCGTATCTTTCCGCTTCAGGCGGGGGAGCGATTGGCAGCTCTTGGTGCTTTTTTCCGTGGGCAGGAACAGATAGAGGATGATAGCAGGGGATTGGGAAAATTACCTGCGATTTTGCCGGTGTCTTTGGATGCGGATAAAGACTACCTGGATATGGGATGCATGTATGCATCCGTGCTTACGGCTAGGGAATATACAAGCAGTTTGCGGGAGGATCGGGTTTTTCAATGCCTTTCTACGCTTCCCTATCCGTCTATCTGTACGATTGATGTAGCCCCTACGGGCCAGGCGGCCTTGAAAGATATGCTGGCAGCAGCGCATATCAATCAGGAGAGGACAATTGCTACAGAGATCGATACAAAACGGAAACGGGGCCTTGCAGCACTTGGTACCTCCTATGCAAAGGAAAAACAGAGGGAAGAACTGGAGGCATATCAGGATCAGGTGGAGGAGAATAACGAATCCGGTTTTTTGGCAGGACTTCTGGTTGTTGTGACGGCGCAGTCAGAAGAGGAGCTGCGGCAGCGGATCGAAGGGGTTCAGGCAGTAAGTCGAGAAAATGGTGTGAAACTGGAGTTATATCACTGGGTACAAATAAAAGCACTGAATACAGCTTTGCCAATCGGCTGCCGGTTGGTGGACAACCTCCGGGCGTTCCTGACTTCTTCCTTTGTTGCGTTGCAGCCCTTCTACGCGCAGGAACTTCAGGAAGCCGGAGGTGTGTTATACGGATTAAATCGCACCACGGGAAATCTGGTTATCGGAAACCGGAAACGACTTTACAGTCCACATGGCATTGTGATTGGGCATACCGGATCCGGCAAATCTTTTTTCCTGAAAAGCACTGAAATTAGTCAAGTATTGCTGGGAACGGATGATGACCTGATCTGCATTGATCCGCAGAATGAACTGCAGGAGATCTGCAGGGAGTTTGGCGGGCAGTTCCTGTCGTTGGAGGCGCAGGGGGAGTGCCATATCAACCCGCTTGAAATTCCGGAGCAGATTTTTGATTCCGGGGATGAACTTCGGAAAAATCAGTTTATCGCAGACCAGTGTGCCTGGGCATCCGCATTTTGTGAATCTATCATGAAGAACATGGTATATACCCAGGAACACCGGGTATTGGTAAACCGGTGTGTGAGGAACCTTTATCAGCGTGCGTTTGCACAAAAGAAGCGGAAGTGGCAGCCTACGCTTGTAGATCTCCGGCAGGAAATAGAAGATGCCATGGGGCGGGCGACAGAACCTTCCGAAGCATCCATCCTGCGCCGTATTTACAACTCTCTGGAAGAGCAGGTGGGCGGCTCCAGTGATCTGTTTTCGCATCAATCGAATGTAACTTTTCAAAATCGCCTGCTCGTGTTCGGCTTGAAGAAAGTAGATCCGGAAGATTGGCTTCCGGTTATGACTACGGTCATGCATTTTTTAACCAACCGAATGACATACAACCAGCAGCATGATACGGCCACCCGAATGATCGTAGATGAAACGCAAGTAATATGCGCCCAGAAGAGTTCGGCGGATATTCTTCTAAAAGCAGTCACCACTTATCGAAAATTTGGCGGTATCTGTACGTTGGTTTTCCAGAACCTTTCCCGCGTGTTAGAGAATCCGGAGCTTCGGGACATGCTGTCAAATTGTGGCTATAAATGTATTTTCGATCAGGGCGGCGTAGACGCAGCGGCATTGCGGGAGATTCAGGAGTTGTCTGATGTGGAATACCAGTCCTTAGCAGAAGCGGTTCCCGGATACTGCCTGATGATTTGGGGTACGAAGACAATTTTGCTGGATGCGCGTATGTCAGGGGATAACTGCCTCTATGAAAAGTTTTCTACAAATTTCCATGAAAAGAAAGAACGAAGACAGGAGGCCGGAGACCCGTTGGCCAGGGAAGGAACCCTGGATGTGGAAATTCTCCGGATTGCTCAGGCGGTACCGGTAGGAAAGGAGGAATTACAGGAACTGCTTCCGTGCACGCCTGGGGAGTTAGATGCAGCTCTTCAGAGGTTGTGTCGGGAAGGGAGGCTGGAGGCTGTACCGTTTGCCGGAAAACTGCAGTACCGTACAGGGAAAGGGGACGGATTATGA
- a CDS encoding PrgI family protein, protein MKIRVNKDFLREYKDDAWKGFSGKEVMTLLLAAGTAIALVFLLHMGLGIAPAVAVYLSVPAASPIVLLGFYRYQGYLSPIRLLREIYYTYKAKELPYAAEETRNKVHLFQMQKTEGKGGRKHGGTACNP, encoded by the coding sequence TTGAAGATACGGGTGAATAAAGACTTTCTCCGGGAGTATAAAGACGATGCCTGGAAAGGCTTTTCAGGAAAAGAAGTCATGACGCTTCTTCTGGCGGCAGGGACTGCCATAGCGCTTGTTTTTCTTTTGCATATGGGACTTGGGATTGCCCCGGCTGTTGCCGTGTATCTCTCCGTGCCGGCGGCCTCCCCTATCGTACTGCTTGGGTTTTACCGGTATCAGGGTTATTTATCTCCCATCCGGTTGCTGCGGGAGATCTATTATACATATAAAGCGAAGGAATTGCCCTATGCGGCTGAAGAAACCAGAAATAAAGTACATCTGTTTCAGATGCAGAAAACGGAGGGGAAAGGAGGAAGGAAACATGGCGGTACTGCATGCAATCCGTAA
- a CDS encoding JAB domain-containing protein gives MPEKKGLELVHTELKRDTWLFPNISIHTPQEAVKAIADLLENMDREMVVVLHTTTKGRVISAAICSVGTMNEALVDPAGIFRTALLAGANNIFLFHNHPSGDCIPSNMDVLITKRVASAGDLMGIALLDHLIIGEGGRYFSFEEEAPQYLAPVSEKHRMNDGDSVQDDILAKVERAWERRERLRRETVEELLSLIKDGDTFYDPGWSREAMAPRNPVTGTVYKGSNRLILMLAAKKYAYRDPRWMTYKNLSGLGYHVKKGEHPKILEKWTFAEQRKLLDQNGMPVLDPRGRQIYEEVPLEKPLYRTFQVYNGEQIEGLPPYQKLSEKPGELEKKVDALIESSECTILETAQEEAFYQRGCDTIYLPLRSAFHGLEAFASTAAHEMIHSTGHPSRLNRAFGKWPAFGSPDDLYCMEELRAELGSLFLMNDLEIPLKPREKRSSAAYMDQYIRGLREHPNVLFRVAADAGRAADYLLERFEKIMKLEKKEDLLPEPQVRHRKEMYPAKKGRIL, from the coding sequence ATGCCAGAGAAGAAGGGTTTAGAACTGGTACATACGGAACTGAAACGTGATACTTGGCTCTTTCCAAATATTTCAATTCATACGCCACAGGAAGCGGTAAAAGCGATTGCCGATCTGTTAGAAAATATGGATCGGGAAATGGTCGTCGTTTTGCATACGACAACGAAAGGACGGGTTATCAGTGCAGCTATCTGTTCGGTCGGAACAATGAATGAAGCATTAGTAGATCCTGCAGGTATTTTTCGTACTGCCTTGTTGGCCGGTGCAAACAACATTTTTCTATTTCATAACCATCCGTCTGGGGATTGTATTCCTTCCAACATGGATGTGCTTATCACAAAACGGGTAGCTTCAGCTGGGGATCTAATGGGCATTGCACTACTTGATCATCTGATTATTGGGGAAGGAGGTCGGTATTTTTCTTTCGAGGAGGAGGCGCCGCAGTATCTTGCGCCAGTATCCGAAAAGCATAGAATGAACGACGGAGATAGCGTGCAGGACGACATTTTGGCGAAAGTGGAAAGGGCGTGGGAAAGACGAGAACGGCTACGGCGGGAAACGGTAGAAGAATTGCTTTCCTTAATAAAAGATGGGGATACCTTTTATGATCCAGGCTGGAGCCGTGAGGCCATGGCCCCCCGGAATCCGGTTACAGGGACCGTTTATAAGGGGAGCAACCGGTTGATTCTTATGCTGGCAGCGAAAAAGTATGCATATCGGGATCCGCGTTGGATGACATATAAAAATCTGTCTGGGCTTGGATACCATGTGAAAAAAGGAGAACATCCGAAAATTTTAGAAAAATGGACATTCGCAGAACAGAGAAAACTGTTGGATCAGAACGGAATGCCTGTCCTGGATCCGAGAGGCAGACAGATATATGAGGAAGTCCCATTGGAAAAACCGTTGTATCGCACGTTTCAAGTGTACAACGGGGAGCAGATTGAAGGATTGCCGCCTTATCAGAAACTTTCGGAAAAGCCGGGTGAATTAGAAAAGAAAGTAGATGCGCTGATAGAGAGTTCTGAATGCACGATTCTGGAAACTGCACAGGAAGAAGCCTTTTATCAGAGAGGATGTGATACCATTTATTTGCCTTTGCGTTCGGCATTTCATGGGCTAGAGGCTTTTGCGTCCACTGCAGCCCATGAGATGATCCACAGTACAGGACATCCGAGTCGCCTGAACAGAGCATTTGGAAAATGGCCAGCTTTTGGTTCACCGGATGATTTGTACTGTATGGAAGAACTGCGGGCGGAGCTGGGCTCCCTTTTTCTTATGAATGATTTGGAAATTCCCCTGAAGCCCAGAGAAAAGAGAAGTTCTGCTGCTTATATGGATCAATATATACGAGGATTACGTGAGCATCCTAACGTTCTCTTCCGGGTGGCAGCAGATGCCGGTCGTGCGGCGGATTATCTGCTGGAGAGGTTTGAGAAAATTATGAAGTTGGAGAAGAAGGAAGATTTACTTCCGGAGCCTCAGGTACGCCATAGAAAGGAAATGTATCCGGCGAAAAAAGGTCGGATTTTATAG